From the Synechococcus sp. KORDI-49 genome, the window TCAACGGCGGTGAACGGCTGGTGGTCGCTTTCGGCGGGCGCGGAGGGCTGGGCAATGCTCATTACCTGAGCAACCGCAATCGCGCTCCCGAAAAATTCACCGAGGGTCGCGATGGAGAGGAGTGGCCGCTTCAGCTTGAGCTCAAACTGCTGGCCGAGGTCGGCATCATCGGCCTGCCGAATGCCGGCAAAAGCACCCTGATCGCCGTGTTGTCAGCCGCTCGCCCCAAAATCGCCGACTATCCATTCACCACCCTGGTCCCGAATCTCGGGGTCGTGCGACGACCGAGCGGTGATGGAACTGTCTTCGCTGACATCCCAGGACTCATCGCCGGTGCCGCTCAGGGAGCCGGGCTTGGCCACGACTTCCTGCGCCACATCGAGCGCACCCGATTGCTGATTCATCTGGTTGATGCCGGGGCAGACGATCCGATCGGCGATCTGCGGGTGGTGGAGAACGAGCTGGAGGCTTATGGCCATGGGCTCGTGGAACGACCCCGCATCCTGGTGCTGAACAAACAGGAACTTGTTTCCGACGATCAACTGCCTGAGCTGGTCGGTGACCTCGAAGGGGCCAGCGGCCGTTCCGTGTTGTGCGTCTCAGCAGCGATGGGGAGCAATCTCGATGCTCTGCTGGAGCGCGTCTGGCGCGAACTGGGGGTCTGATGCTCCGTGTCGGCCGGCACATCTGAAGTTGTGAGGCCGGTCACTCCTCGCCATAACGGAGTTGGCATCCAACAGCCGCCATGACTTTTTACACCTGCTTTGACGACAAAGGCGAGATCATCGCCCGTTGTCAGACCCAACAAGAAATAGATGTGCTGCGCCGCATGGGGCGCCCGATCGCTGAGGTGAAGGCCATGAAGAATGAAGAGTCTGTGGTCTGCAGCCTTACCGGCAGCCCCTCGGACTTCAACGAGGAGATCTGATTCGCAGATCCCCTGGTCGTTCGACCTGACTGATCAGTCGTCGTAGACCCGGCACTCATCGGCGTCCGGGTTGGCCTCGCAATGGAGCTCCAGGGACGTCGGGTCGTGGGAGTCCTCGGGGTGGTGTTCCTTGTACTCCTCGAGAGAGTGGAGTTCATCTTCGAGGTGACGGACCTTGGCCTCATCGCCTGCGGCTTTGGCCGCTTCGATCTCGGACTTGTCCTTGTTGATGTGCTCGTCGATGGATTTCATGGAATCTCCCCGATGCCGCTCACCACATTACGACCCATCTCAAGGGTGAGTGCGGTCGTTTTCGTTTGCGGCAGTTCCCTGACATCGCCGCCCTGGCCCTGTGAGATCAGGGTCTCAGTTCGCTCAGCTCAAGCCAGCGTTCCTCTGCCTGTTCGATGCTGCTGATCAGTTCGGCGAGCTCGATGCTGAGCCTGGCCACCTCGGATCCCTCACAGGTCAGCTCCCGTTCCAGGGCCGTCCGCTTGGTCTCGAGTTCAGGGAGCTGCTGATCCAGCGATGCCAGTTCCTTCGATTCCTTGAAGCTGCGGCGACGGGGCTTCTCCTCGTCACCTCTGTCCCTGGAGTCCTTTCGGGATGGAGGAACTGCGGCACTGGTCTGCTGTCGCTCCTGCTGCCGCTGCTGGTCGAGGAATTCCGAGTAGTTGCCTTCGAAGCGTTGCAGCCGGCCGGCTTCGAAACAGAACAGACGGTCCACCGTGCGGTCGAGGAAATAGCGGTCGTGGGAGACCACGATCACGCAACCGCGGAAGTCTTCGAGAAAGTCCTCCAGAACGCTCAGCGTCTGCACATCCAGATCGTTGGTGGGCTCATCGAGCAGCAGCACATTCGGAGCCTGAATCAGCATCCGGCAAAGGGTCAGGCGCCGCCGCTCGCCCCCGGAGAGTTTGGCCAGGGGGCTGTGCTGCTGCGCTGGTGGAAACAGAAACCGCTCCAGCAG encodes:
- a CDS encoding Calvin cycle protein CP12, yielding MKSIDEHINKDKSEIEAAKAAGDEAKVRHLEDELHSLEEYKEHHPEDSHDPTSLELHCEANPDADECRVYDD
- the cgtA gene encoding Obg family GTPase CgtA — its product is MQFIDQARITARGGRGGDGIAAFRREKYVPAGGPSGGDGGYGGHVVLEADANLQTLLDFKYKRLFAADDGRRGGPNKCTGASGRELVVKVPCGTEVRHLTTGILLGDLINGGERLVVAFGGRGGLGNAHYLSNRNRAPEKFTEGRDGEEWPLQLELKLLAEVGIIGLPNAGKSTLIAVLSAARPKIADYPFTTLVPNLGVVRRPSGDGTVFADIPGLIAGAAQGAGLGHDFLRHIERTRLLIHLVDAGADDPIGDLRVVENELEAYGHGLVERPRILVLNKQELVSDDQLPELVGDLEGASGRSVLCVSAAMGSNLDALLERVWRELGV